A region from the Actinomycetes bacterium genome encodes:
- a CDS encoding carboxypeptidase-like regulatory domain-containing protein, with product LATPSCPVERAERPCPPRPVPGATVEVRDASGLVSATSTDAAGRFSLVVPGGSYQVRATNAGGYRSTAEQQVQVAPGAVASVRLVVDSGIR from the coding sequence TGCTCGCCACGCCGAGCTGCCCCGTCGAGCGGGCCGAGCGCCCGTGCCCGCCGCGGCCGGTGCCGGGCGCCACCGTCGAGGTCCGCGACGCGAGCGGCCTGGTCTCTGCCACCTCCACGGACGCTGCGGGCCGCTTCTCACTCGTCGTCCCGGGCGGTTCCTACCAGGTGCGGGCCACCAACGCGGGCGGCTACCGCTCAACCGCCGAGCAGCAGGTCCAGGTGGCGCCTGGGGCGGTCGCGTCGGTCCGGCTGGTCGTGGACAGCGGCATCCGCTAG